In Virgibacillus sp. NKC19-16, a single genomic region encodes these proteins:
- a CDS encoding ATP-binding protein, translating into MEFEDYNPIDRKNKQTSNILNQKQDGDIFSDLSTLPSNMLSWIEHNKNEIITVWDQYGKVLYISKSIERLLGYNSTDLEDLVWHEKISPEDVTYIIRNFNQHIVTPQTFTINILNKQGKYIWSECTIAKMPDEENDRICYIATVKDITDKKEAEEMMIRSEKMSIAGQLAAGIAHEIRNPLTSLKGFLQLMQAGVKGNEQYYKIMLDEIEKMESITSELLFISKPLTETMKSESMDEMINDVIVLLRAQANVKNINIEYEDTYKGFIHCDRSQIKQVLINLVKNAIESMDYSGTIRLATTYTQTQVILSISDEGSGIPDEIIHKLGEPFFTTKENGTGLGLMISKQILKHHDATLGIEQNRHKGSTFRISFSIA; encoded by the coding sequence AAACAAACAAACGTCTAACATTTTAAATCAGAAACAAGATGGTGACATTTTTTCTGATTTATCAACACTGCCTTCTAATATGCTCTCATGGATTGAACATAATAAAAATGAAATTATAACCGTATGGGATCAATATGGAAAGGTGCTTTATATTTCCAAATCAATTGAAAGATTGTTAGGATACAATTCGACTGATTTGGAAGATTTAGTATGGCATGAAAAAATCTCACCGGAAGATGTTACATACATAATACGAAATTTTAATCAACATATAGTTACGCCTCAAACCTTTACTATTAATATTTTAAATAAGCAAGGAAAGTATATTTGGTCAGAGTGTACGATTGCAAAGATGCCAGATGAGGAAAATGATAGAATATGTTATATTGCCACAGTTAAAGATATTACGGATAAAAAAGAAGCAGAAGAAATGATGATACGTTCCGAGAAAATGTCTATAGCAGGACAACTTGCTGCAGGGATAGCACATGAAATTCGAAATCCGCTCACGTCCTTAAAAGGTTTCCTGCAATTAATGCAAGCAGGAGTGAAGGGAAATGAGCAATACTATAAAATTATGTTGGATGAAATAGAGAAAATGGAATCGATTACCTCTGAATTACTATTTATATCAAAACCGCTAACAGAAACAATGAAAAGTGAATCTATGGATGAAATGATCAATGATGTTATCGTATTACTGAGGGCACAAGCAAATGTAAAGAACATCAACATTGAATACGAAGATACATATAAAGGTTTTATTCATTGTGACCGCTCACAAATAAAACAGGTTTTAATTAATTTAGTTAAAAATGCGATTGAATCGATGGATTATAGTGGAACTATTCGACTGGCAACAACATATACTCAGACGCAGGTTATATTAAGTATTAGTGATGAGGGTTCAGGTATACCGGATGAAATAATTCACAAATTGGGTGAGCCATTCTTTACGACGAAGGAAAATGGAACAGGGTTAGGGCTCATGATATCAAAACAAATATTAAAACATCATGATGCAACATTAGGAATAGAACAAAACAGACATAAGGGGAGCACCTTTCGAATCAGTTTCTCCATAGCTTAA